Genomic window (Vitis riparia cultivar Riparia Gloire de Montpellier isolate 1030 chromosome 4, EGFV_Vit.rip_1.0, whole genome shotgun sequence):
CGTCCAATATATGACTCCACCAAGTTGTATCAAATTCGGCCAATGCTTTGAACCTTGTTCACTACAGTCATTTATGGGTAATTTACAAAAGCTCCAGCTTGATCAAAAAGAATACTTTATGTGCCACACTGGATAAATTACACAAACATGCAGGGACATATGCATGCACATGGAGAATttatagaaagagaaaatgcaatatatatatatatatatatatatatatagagagagagagagagagagagagagagagagagagagagagttgaaaaataattctatatAGCACACCAAAAAACAAATTACAAGCAAGTAGACATGTAAATTTGCAAGAAAAGAAACATTAAATCTATCTAAagtagaaaatataattatcaatctaatggtctatcaaaaaaaaaataataattatcaatcTAATGATCACCTTCTCATAAAAACCTCGAAATGTCCATGAAACAGTAGTACATGTCCTGCACAcacaataaaaggaaaaaattcaaattaatcaCCTGAGAACAAATTAAATCAATTGAATGCCTAATAAGATGAAAATCATTCCCCTAAAACGTACCAAAAATATATactcttattcattttttaattagttgGTTCTCTGTTTATCCTTTATTTCTTCTAAATAGAAGGGTGTGGTGTGCAATAGCATTTCTAGCAAAGTAAATGAAGAATACAGAAGACTCGACCATGTGTAATGACCATAACGGGGGGATTGAGCAAAAATAAGTGGATGGCTAGGAACACCAAGGTACATAAAGGATTAGTAATGGAGATTATGTAAGTTATCCAAGGGACATTTTTGCATAAAAGGAATACTAATTGGGGCTTTAAATTAGTAGAAATGATCAGGCAGTACTCCCCATGATTCCGATCCAGAGTATGCTCCTATCCACTAATTAAAGAAATAGCTATCAGGAACGAAATAATCctttactttcttttaaagcccccttcacttttttttagaaagaagaCTAggaacgaaaaaaaaaaaagaaagaatgtaattacaatagaaaaaatcttttcttattctttctttcttatatcCATATTCATAGAGATAGAATTCTTGTCAGGATTCATGAACTAATATAATGTCTAATTCTTTTTCGTAATGGAAAAGGCGGGGTTGAAATATCTATTGATATTTCTGCAAGGAGTATTTTATTGAAGGATTAAGTTATTACtcaacaaagaaaatattaaaggatGAGAGCAATTCAGAAgtaccttttttatttattattattatagattATAGCAGACAGAATTCCATTGGCCTAATTCCGGGACCTTCCGGTAGATTTTGACTCTATCTATCCTACAAATAtatcaagataaataaataataccgACCCAGTCCCTAGATTAATTTGTGGCCCTCGAGGAGCCGTATGAAGTGAAAATCTCATGTACGGTTCTGTAATAGCGATGGGAGCAGTGATGTTATCACCGACTATGATTATCTAACGGTTCAAGTACAGTTGAGAAACAATAACTTACATACCAAAGGAGTGCCCCCATATTACCGTGATTCAGATTAGCAATATATGATTTAGCAGATTGCAGCAATTGAGAATGTATGAACATTGAATATAAAACTAATCTACATCAGTTTCTAGGCAAAATGGTTTATAGCAGCAAAGCAATAACTATCACTCCATAAGACAAAGCAATGGAATTTGAATATGTAAGCTAATTATCATACTTTGGGGGTTTAAAGGACTCTCCCACTTGCCGCCACAGTTTGCATGAAGTCACCTATCCACAAGTAGAATACACTTGTATTATATAGTATTGGAAATTATCAAcagaataatttagaaaattgaaaatagcgCACCCTGCTAtggattataaaattttatacattcaAGTTGAAGttgtttaagaaaaatgaaaagaataaaaaataaaaaaaataaaaaaataaaaactttggaGGATGGGAGTTGGGGAGGAATGCATCACTGCTGATCCACATGCTCATCTAACAGTTGACCAGTAGATAGTTAGCCCAAACTACCTGTATCAACAACACCAATCCTTTACCATTTTGTTTGCCATACCCTTTAGATAAATCATTTGCaatcatattttttcttaatgtcAATGTGGTATTCCTCTCATCCTTTTGATAGACACCCTTTGTGCCTTACACTTGAAAAGAGCATAGTGAATTTAAACTTCAAAGGAATAGAAAATAGCAAAAACTAAAGGGTCAGAAAAACAGCCTTTGTTTGACATGCAATATACTGAATGTCCAGGAAGAGATAAAGACCACTCTAATTCAGGTTGACTGATGTTGAATAAGTATATCAAATGAATAAGTAGCCAGAGAAAAAAGATAGAATTAAATTGGACAGATCTTTTAAGAAGTTTAACACCAACTGAGGCCAAGATGAGAGAAATTTGACAAGGATGATTTGGTCTACTCAGTAAAAGAGCAATGATTGAACCACTTGAAAGGTATAAGAACTTGacaactaatttttaaaaaatatcccaTGATGctattcaaattttgaagttcAGTAACAAATAACATGATGAAATGAGGAAGGCAAAATCAGTTATACCTTGTCATAGCCACCCAATCTAGTCACCGCTCTCCATAATCTTAAATCCATAAGGAGTGGACGAATGTTAGCAGAGAGATGGAATAATTATTTGTAAACATACAGAAGAAAGGATCACCAAAAACTTACTTAAGGCAATTTAATCCTTCACCATAGAATTTAGGAGGCTTGAATTCCATGCTCCTTTCCCGAAAGAAATTTTCCAGCTCTTTCATGAATGCCACTTGCTCCTCCTCAGTACCTGATTCGTTGCCCTCATACAAATTTGTCTCTAAAAGAAACGATTGGTTTAAGTTGCCATTTTCTCTGGGCGTGTGTACCTCCATTGCAGTCACCTCATTCTCTTGAGAATGGGCTTCAGCTACAGGCATATCCATGTCCATTGCAGTCTTCAATTGTTCCTCATTCTCATGAGAACGCGCTTGAACACTGGGTGTTTCTACCTCCACTGCATCGACCTCATCCTTCCCTTGTTCTTCGTTTTCATGAGAAGGAAGTTCAGTTATGGTTGTCTGTACCTTCATTGCATTGACCTCGTTATTCAACTGTTCCTCCTTGTGAGGAGAATGAAGTTCATCTCCCGGCGCGGGCACCTCCATTCCACTAACCTCATTCTGCAAATTTTGCTGACTTTCATGAGGATGAGACTCAACTTGGGGATGGGGTGGGTGAACCTCCTCTGCTTTGACTTTATCATCCAACTGTTGCTGTTTCTCAAGAGAACAGGGTTTAACCACATTATCCAACTTTTCCTCTTTCTCAGGTGAATGAGGTTTAACTGCAGGGGAATGAAGCTCCATCACGTTGACCTCCTTCTTCAACGGTTCATTCACTACCGGGAGTGCATTCACCTCACTCTTGAATTGTTCCTCGTCCCCCTTCACAAGAGGGGAGCGTTCCCCATCATGCGTGATATGAGGAGGCACAGAGGGAATAGAAGTTTGAGGGTCAGTTTCAGTATGGGCATCAAGGGAATTGGGGTGTGTATCAACCGGGGGTTGTTGAGGCGGATTCAAGTCTTGAGGTTGCCCTTCAGCCACCGCATCCGCATGTTGCGCCATCCCTTCCTCATCCTTGGCATCACCCATCTCTTTTCTTCCCTTGTATTACCTGAGTAACCCTAAATCAAAATCTACGAATTCAACATACGCTTCAAACTCCAAATGCTTAATAACGAGAATTGAGAATTAAAATCCagtaaaacaaaacaaacagaaGCAATATCAGAGGTTTGAGTAATATCAACAGCAACGAATGAGAAAGGACAAGAAAGACGGGATATTGATTTCTGATTGCAGAGAATTAAAAccgaaaaaacaaaaacaaaaatcgagaaaaaaaaatctatagaaAAGAAagccgaaaaaaaaaaagaatagagggaaggagaaggagaagaggaACTCGCCTAGAGTGTTGAAGTGGAACAAAGAGCGAAcaagaaaacagaggagagagagaaaatcacCGGTGACCCAGCTTCTTCgataaaaaaaccctaatccgTTGAATCCACCTTCCTCCGTCGCCGACTGTCTATCCTACTTATATACTTATTTGACACGTGGACTCCACTCTTCATTATCTCTGtctttaatctttattttataatttttgattACCAAACACACGCGCCCCCCACGTGAGACATTGGCAGCGGATCGAAACGACGTCGTACCCAGAGTCATATTATTATATGTTAGTGTGCAAACATTGTGAACACAGTCGTTGTCATTCCACATAAAATTCAACCTCAAAAAGAGGTTTTTGTTTGGAAgtcaaatcaaagaaaaaatcacATGATTCAGTGAATCACAGTATGTTTTCTTCTAGATTTTATTGATCAATGCCCTTTTTCTTTAtacttggaaaatttgatgaataTTAAGTGTTCTTAATATAATCCTTCTTTTAATGATTATATCAACCAATTTGCTAGTCCTCATTTCATCATTATATGATTTGTTTGGGATGTAGTATTTTTGTTTTCGCTttgattagaaattgaaattaaaattgaaacccATCGttttaaacaataatattaaaattattaaatataaaataagacaatgcatataaaaaacaaaacaaaattcagATTTCCAATTCACTCACCATTCTAATAGTTGGGTGGAATATGTTtctttgttaaaagaaaaaaaaataaaaaaaatagaaacatacaaacataaaaatgatttatagctatttatttttatggacaaaaatGGTGATGTTCCAAATGGGAGCAAGACTATTTAGGCTATATTTTGTTGTTGAAGAATTTcagaagaaaatacaaaaattaggaaaatagaaaaaaaaattaaaattaataaatgatatcttaaactcatttaatttattttaatttttgaatataataattgtattattgacaaatatgagtttataattaatttaacctattttatttttcatgacatcattaaatgtaattagaaaatcatttttctttatacttccctaaaaccaaatataacaacAAAGGAATTTGGAttcatttccattatttttttcatttttcttacaCCATTAGAAGTGAATTAggatttatcaaaataatatagtgtttaataattgaaatatcttcccaaaataacaaattatagaacaccatgaaatttataaagaacaaaaaacaaacacaaccttTGTAACAATGAACAACAAATGCaaccattcaattttttttccttcttattaaAGTCTTTCAAGCTATAACCAATAAACTTTTTGCTTTGCATAAGACTGATACTTGGTATTTGGTATTTTGATTAAACGGTACAAAACTCGATTGATTGCTAAGAGATTTTCTCAATAATATGATTGTAAGGTTGTTTACCAAGTCACACTCactttcatgttttcaattttcagtTGACAAACTCTCAATGCT
Coding sequences:
- the LOC117912810 gene encoding AT-rich interactive domain-containing protein 5-like yields the protein MGDAKDEEGMAQHADAVAEGQPQDLNPPQQPPVDTHPNSLDAHTETDPQTSIPSVPPHITHDGERSPLVKGDEEQFKSEVNALPVVNEPLKKEVNVMELHSPAVKPHSPEKEEKLDNVVKPCSLEKQQQLDDKVKAEEVHPPHPQVESHPHESQQNLQNEVSGMEVPAPGDELHSPHKEEQLNNEVNAMKVQTTITELPSHENEEQGKDEVDAVEVETPSVQARSHENEEQLKTAMDMDMPVAEAHSQENEVTAMEVHTPRENGNLNQSFLLETNLYEGNESGTEEEQVAFMKELENFFRERSMEFKPPKFYGEGLNCLKLWRAVTRLGGYDKVTSCKLWRQVGESFKPPKTCTTVSWTFRGFYEKALLDYERHKTRGGELSVPVSSLAEPMNVENQASGSGRARRDAAARAMQGWHSQRLLGNGEVGDPIIKDKSSISLQKREKQLKNIGLLKRKKPSNLEHAVKAARTKAAKPQLDTAVVDIGPPADWVKINVRRTKDCFEVYALVPGLLREEVRVQSDPAGRLVITGEPEHPDNPWGVTPFKKVVSLPSRIDPHQTSAVVTLHGQLFVRVPFEQSD